The sequence atttctgtaaagcTGAGAAGAGCTGATTCCAGTGACAATGCCCTTCAGGTTTAGACTGTATACAAAGATGCAACAGGTCCTCACTTTCTCCCAATACACAAAtataaagccaaaatatccagGATAGGGATGTAaccatcttgtgctggtgatattatttggagccagagtaTCCCTCCTATTAGGCTTGAGTGGTATATAATTTGTTATACCTCCACGAAATTTTACCAGGGTATATGGTAtatgattgtgtttgtgtggcagctctggtttggtcgaAATGAACCCTTAATTGATCTTGTTAGGTGTGAAAGTATGTTTTTCCCAATAGCCTCTCAGTGCCGAAACTGGGCGGTTGTTAGTCCTGTAGTCAAGATATTTGTCAGCACAGCTGCCTGCTCCACCTGTAGAGACAGACCTCTTGTGACGTGGGATTTGTGCACTACAATACATCCTCAATACAGCATCTCCCTGCGGGTttgataaaaaagagaaaatcctGAAAATCATACATAGGAATTTCTAATTACTCAGGTATACCATTATACCACCCAAGCCTGCCTCCCATACAACCGCCTGACTCAATCGTGAGTTACTACAGCTTTCACTCATGATGTCACACACCCCTTTCTTATAGCATCAATGAAGTGATTAAGACCAAACTTATCAGAGAGACAAACccttaaacaaacatcagggtaaTGAGAACTATCTAAAATGACTGAAgtatctttgggaaaaatgtatacGATGTATACTTTTAAGTCAAAAATTCTCCCTAACCCCAAGTATTTGGtgtcaggtcttttttttccccattttatcCCCCCGTTTTGGTTCACTGAGGACATTGAGTAACTGATAACAGCTGATTGTGAGGAAAATAATCTTGTTTGTTGCTCATCTTAACAGATATCATAATGCATGATTTTCTCTATGAGCAACTCAACActgcatttcttatttttgttattgtgccTCTCTGGGACATCACTAATGAGGGCAGTCTCACTACTCGTTTGCTGTGATCCGCTGCAGAAAATCTCCCTAACAGCATACGCTAGCACTCCACCACGAACAGAAACTCCCCACTGTACAGACTGATTATATcagcagtgcattgtgggagcAGGTGATTTCATCCCCTGTGAGGACAGTCGTTGCAAAGCTGATTACGGCTCCGCGATGATAGCTTGTCCTGGGCGATGGATCCCCTGATACGATAGTGACTGGAATCACCACCGTTAAGGATGGTGCAGCATGAGAGAGAGCGGAAAGAATACGTATGCATTCTGCCTCATGGCCCCCACGAGGGCACACAGCAGCAATCAGGAGattgaagcaaaaaaaaccgactgtgtgtgtgtgtgtgtgtgtgtgtgtgtgtgtgtgtgtgtgtgtgcgcgcgcaagAATAATAGCCTTTTTAGTAATCCCTACCATAGGTCACCTCAGTGACAGCCTGAGCTCTCACATTCACCCCTGGCCCGGGCAGGCGCACATGAAGGGCAGATAAACATGAATCCACAGCTCCACACATGCAGAGGGACCTTGGCACTTGTTGAGGACACTCTGGGATTTAGGTTAATATGTCCGCTAATGCTACAGTGCTGTAATACcacatgaagagagagacagacgcacacacagggatatcagaacaaatacacacatgccaaatttttatttatttatttttttttttttctcatgtcaggtttaaaatgtattcttgTGCAATTTTCCAGCCTTCAGAACATCAGACAGTCTGTTTTTACCTGTCCATTCATTTCATCCTTTTCATCTCGAGCCTAAAGGGAGCCCCACGCATTTGTCCCTGGCTGTGTGATTGTAGCATGTGCAGGACCAGATCAAAGAGAGTTCAGCTGcgcatttcttcttcttttcttccttttaatgtttaatgcatttatttattgtagctGTTCTATTTAATCCCTCTTGATCGACTATGGGGTTGTGACATAGCCTCATGCAAAACTAATGATATTCTTCATCTTGTGCAGAGACCCAGgtgataaacacaaaaatgtaccTACACCTGCAAGACCATTTATCCTTGACAGTTTTATTATTGCAAAATATGCAGGGTGAACGTTTTTTGCTGTAAAACTAAGCTTTTGCAAGAAAAAGGTGAAGTGTGAGTAAAGCTGCCAATAGTGCAGAGGTATTGTCACTCTGTCTCACTGAAGCTGCAGGCATTACTAAATTACTAATAATAGTTCACAGGGATGTAACTCAGACTTCAAGGCATCTTGTCGGACACGCTTGTTCACTCAAATAAGCTCACAACATGAAGTCGTTAAATGCCGGTGTGCGTgcatttgtggtttttttgtttgtttgttttttatgtgtagaTACAATGGAGAGTGGGAGATGGGACGGGAAGCTTTGGAGGACATTCTGTACAGAGCCCAGCTGGAGCTTTACTCCCAGCCTCTCCTGGTAAGAGCAACAACGTGGTGTGCACGGAGttaaagaatacttcacccccaattggtcatttgtatatcagtttcTCACCCTGTTTCATGTTGACTTTGTTACGAAAACTCTTTTCTCACATACCTCCATGATGAAAGACGAATTAAAAAACTGAGtgaattcttgatgaattgaagtaaagaTGGGGGCCGTGtctaacaacagcaaaactatatcaaaagaTGCTTTGACAAACTCGCCGataacttgtgcagtataatcaaagtgGCATTTTTCAAGTATTATGCTCAGAagttcccaaacacatgcattttttcgTTAAAACTTTACTTTCTAAAAAATTCTTTCTAAATTCTTTAATAGTATTTCACATAACTAGTCTTACACATTAAGGAATAGCATGCCTGGAAGTTTGTCCATTGGCCAGGAGGAGATAGTCATGGGAGAATGACAGCAGAACTTCTGGTCAATGAACAAGATGGGAGCCAGGATTTCATTGTAATGCACGAGCAAAGTTCAAACACTTCTCATTTATGTGTGTAACTTTTTagcgaaaatgcatgtgtttgaaacatattaaacatacaACTGGAAAAATGAGACCTGGAATATACCACACAAGTTATGTGACAGTCTGTAAATGGATGacttgatatagttttgctgtgaATTAATGCGGCCCCCATCTACTTAACATCATcaagattttcttcatttttggactttttgttcAAAAACGTTTTCATGACGAATTCAGCATAACACGCAATAACTTATAACTTATgaacaaataatcattttgtgtgtgaagaattcctttaattacacatttatacTGTCTGCAATTGTGGAACttgagtaaaatacaaaaacacttaagtaaaaagaaatgcttttgATCAGCTACGTGTTACACAAATCAGCACGGGCTCTCAACAGCCCTTAAAAACTGTGATGATGGCCATAATCAGGCTTCAAATCTTGTAATACCATCCtggttttgtcatttaattgtttattaatCTCCATCTGTGTATGTGTCATCTTCAGCTGGGGAACGCCATGAAGAACTCGCTGCCAGAGAGCGCTCCCAATGAGCCACGGGGGCGCAAGGTGCTCCAGGTGGAGGTGACGCCCACCATCAGCCGCATCTCCATCTCAGCCATCACCACCGCCTCCATACGACGCCACCGCTGGAAGAGAGAGGGTAAGACTGCAGCAGCCTTAGAAGCCATGCCATCATGGCTGCAGCACATAGTGAAGTGAACCAGGCCTAAGAGCAGGAGAGATCTCAGTAGATTTAtgactgtactttttaaaatggcccgatttattgattttagcaTTCTAGGGTAGCGTGTTTTGTTATGCAAGAAAAAGCACCAGTTCTGATTAAGCTGTAAActtacaaaaactttttttccgaTCAGTGAAAAGCCACAAGAAGGGACTATTTGGTGAGAGAATGACTCTTCTGATGTTTGTCCCAAGCAGTGAGAAGGAAACCTGTTTCCGTTGTAAACCAGTCACACCATTAGCATCATACAAATGGTGTTTCATGTCAGTTACTGTATGCAGTTGTGGTCATATAGTCTCTGTGTTGCAGTGCCTGTGCCACTCACTGCTCCTTATTGCTCTTTCTTTTGCTCGTCTTGTCTATCAAGTGTGTGCTGTGCTTTGTATCACCAGATAAGTTTAAGGTTTGCCGTTTAAGAGAAACTGACAAAATGGTGCCTGTAGACTCTATTTTACCCAGTAAATTGTCAATTGATGGGgcaggttatttttctttttagagcTCTGCGTTcctcttttttatattttgtgatcTACAAATGAATGACAGTTGTGCCCGTGATGAGGCCCGAATCGGTTGAGGCTTGCTGCCACTAAAGAAACACATCTCCCCATCTGTGTTGTTGACTCCCAGATTGTTTTGACTACTCAACCGATGCAGAGTTGAGCCTCGTCGTCAATCCTCCTAGCCTCGCccagcaccagcagcaccacACTCCCTGGGAGCCCGCGGCCAAAGAGGAACGAGAAGGGCGGCCTCACAgccaccacagcagcagcagcagcagcatcattcCCCCCATCACATTTGAGGGTAGGGGACAGGGGCAGACGCTCAGAGCAGAGAGGGTTTCAGGAGGAGGTGCCCCTTTGATCTGTATCCTCCCaaccctcctccctctcctcctcctcctcaactcAAGGGGGTTAACTCTGCCGTTCCCATTCTGGCTGCCTCTTCACTTCCCCAGAGTATACTAACTCCTCCAGTCTGTAAGACCCTCAGACAACAGCCCCGCTATTACCACGCCACTGCTATTTTCCGTCTTATCGAAGAATGGAAGAGTCGCCTATTCTGGGTTTGAAGGAAGTGCGGCTAGTGGCCATTTTGCATGGGCCTGTCATCATGTCAtatcctctctcttttttcctcatcaTGCCTCCAACGTACTTTAGACTGCTGCCCTTGTCACTCACTGAGCATGTTCAGTGCCCAGCCCGCAGCTTGACCTTTTACTCTGGGCTTCCTCTGCTCTCCATGTCCGATAATTGgttttatagatttattttttctgtgggtttaacaggaaaaatacacaacaaaactTCCGCTGGATATCTTGTTTCTAGCAGTGTCCCTCACGGTGTTTGACAGCACCACAAGTTTTGGGTCACTCAGGCCAGCAGCAAGCTTCAGCTGCCGCCATTGTGCGGAAAGAGGCCATCCATTTCGTTTTTTTTAGCCCAGCAGCTTTCTTGTATGCTAATTGTGTGTTCTGCCGCATTTCTTTTCCTGGGCTCAGTGAGTGGGAACGAGCCCGTCATCATGCATGCGCACGCTACagcaagcttaaaaaaaattccgCTAAAACATGAAACCCTAGAACACTAACATGTCAAATGACAAGGCCAAGTGAGCGGACTGAATATTGTCAACTTTTACAAATCCAATACTTTGAACCACAAAGGCTACTCCACTGCCAGGACCTGTCATACGGCCCATTTTGTCTTGTTGAATGTGTCCTTTTCCATGTGTGGTTGCTACATGTTTGTAATCTTGAAACCTCATTCAGATCCTCTTGACATGACCGAGAATCAGCTCATTCCCTGACTTTAAAGCGTTTGAGTGCTAATCAGTCTTTTTCTCATGACATTtcattgtgaaaaaataattcacacCATTTCATTAGATAGAAATCTGCCATCTATTGAAGAGAGAACAGTGATCATTTTAAAGATTGAGTGTCTGTGTACCATTACTGGACATTCTGTTTCAGAAGAAAACCTACCTCACATATTCCACTGCACTAATATTGGAAGCTTCCACACTGATGGGTTTGCATGTTTAATCCTGTTAATTACAAATTGCATCACAATCATTTTCCATAGTGtaccatacttttttttattctgagtACTTGTTTGATCCCTCTTGGGGAAAGTCAATTGATTTTCCTTTCTTCTTGTAAGTCATTAGTTCCCATTCATTTCACTTCACAGTGGAAACAAACTTGTGCTAGGTACCAGTGTTGCAGTCAAGATGACCTAAGCCAAATTAAAGTCATGAACAAGACTAGAAGGTATAGATCGAGACAATACCAAACCTTTGAGGGGTTGAGACCAAGTCAAGATGAAGGCAGGGGGAGATTAAGTCAAGACTATGACCAGACCTGTGAGAATCCCACTTGGCATGACACACTTCTACACACAGTAAAATGTGGGTCATGCAAACCAAACGCATTCCTCAAACTGATCTGAAAGATTCACACTCATAAGAAACACCTACAGAAATCAAATGAAGAGCCCCCCTTCATTCACATCTTTAACTTTCTTCTTGtctctcaaaataaaatgtaggcCTGCCACACAATATTGATTAATCAGGCAAGTTAACTTCGCTTTCACCTCACAATGGCCTAGcgtttttacagtttgtagacatgcaccaagtagGAACTACACAGGTGGAActtctgtgttttcataaacagacttTAAAGAAGCAAACGAACGTTACCCAGCAGTTGACATTTCATGCGAGGTAGCAGACATGgtcacagcaaaaaaagtgtaaagactcagcacctaaaaaaataacattgcattacaaatgaagacaaaaacatgtttactgaGGTGAATGATCTGTCTCGAGAACATTTCCAGCTCTGCAGACTGATTTCCTCAGAACACTGAAATGAAACCAATAGCAAGCACAAacaaacctgagcacattgtaATCAAAAGgctgaaacatgcaaaaacaccagTTTGAACCTTTAATtgcaaaactttaaagaaaCTTTTAGCTCTCCATCTGGGATTGGGTTGACTTGGAATGGCTTGCAGACTGGCGCATTTAACCTCGTGGGCTGTCAGCTCTCACTGGAATGCTATTTATCTGATGAGGTGTACGAACTCGCCTCGGTGCTCTCCACAGATTGGCTGGCTCGTCTCAGCCGGCCGACCACCTGACCAATGGGCCAGTGCTGCAGCAGAAAGGAGGGATGGGGCAGGAGAGCATGTGTCTTCTCCTCATGTTATGTGCATGTCAATCCAGACCTTTTCTTCTtggtttctctttctttttatggTGCTGCCTGCGGTTCCCTGTCGTCCAGTTTTGCTTGTCCCAACGATGCATGACGGAGACAGGCGGCTGATCCTCTGTCTCTTCTGTTTAACAGGCTTTACTCTGCATACTGTATGTCAGtaacatgctttttttcaaactcagtttatcatctttttccttttcagctTTCAATGAGGTCTTAGATGGATTATTAAGtgatttgtttaatgttttcatgttgttaaaattctgtcaaatttttcaccagatattaattatctaaaaataaatatgacatcATATGCTGGACAAGCTCTGCTCACTTACCCAGCAGGTTATTGAACTCGTAGTTTTTCTAAGCTAGTCAGATTTTAGTCGATCTGTATTACATCAGATGATCAAAGAAGCTCAAGGTCATAGTGTATTGAATTGTACCTCTGTTTTGTGCATAATGAGTGAGCTAATGAAGCAGCATGCTCTGTTGAGTGTCAGTGTGAGCACTGGCCTGCTGCTAGATGGCTATTAATTTAGTCTGCTTATTTATTCTGCAttatttgtaaacatttttagtCTTGTTGCTCAGATCTGTATGAATTTGTCACAGGCCTGTTCACACCAGTGTTAACAAGACACTCTTTCTCTGGACTAAGGGTACATTTATTAAGTTTCTGAAATTCACCCACGAAAtgtgtatcaattactcacccagtGTTACATTCAATTCttgaagaaaaactttttttttcatgcctccacggtgaacaaagaatccaaaaatctttatgaattgaagtcataggggatTGCATCagtcaacagcaaaactatagcAAAACCTCAGTTTCCAAGCACTCATACAACTCGTAAAGTATAATCCTAGTCTCATAGTCCTAGTCCTTTCCAACAGAGAACTGAACTAAAAGGGAAACTTACCCATTCTCTCTTCACAGCACTTCATTGGTAAAATAgataattttacctcgctgaacatgggagctgccagattggtttgtttgtcactgtttgacttttgtgttttttattgggTTAGTTCGAATTtaccaaaataacacaaacaaactgatcgAGACAGTGGTAGGCCACCTACTCCCATATTTAGTGAGGTAAAATGACAGTGGTTTTTGTCAGTGGGACTCTGGCTTCAAAGAGAAAATAGATAAGTTTAACTTTTCGTTCAGTTCCCTGTTGGAAAGTGTCCACTCgtgaagtactgagcatacgattGGATAGCTGAtactttgattatactgcagaagttgtgtgggagtttgtaaacagatgtgttGGTAAAGTTTGGCTATTGTTTAACAAGGACCCacttttatttcaattcatcaagaattttctcagtttttggattattCATTTACCACAGAGGCATGTGaggaaaacagttttcttcacaaatttagtATAACACAGAGGGAGTATTAGAtataaatagtcattttgtgggtgacgTATTCCTTTAAGAGTTACTGGTTTATTAGTATTTTGGAAGTTGCTTGCAGACTCTATCtcaagattttcttttaaaaagaatatgtgCATAGGGCATTAGGGTTAAAAGTTTTGTTCAGTCAgatttaatttcaatttgtcAACATAACTTCTGTCCTCATCTGCTGTTGCtcacttttctgtttgtctatcacgctgtctgtttctgtctgttccTCCATGTTCATGTTCAGATGCTGATGGTATGAGTGGCGGCGAAGATTCCTTCAATGTCAATGACCCGGATGAGGGTTTCTCCTCCGGAGCGTCTAACAGCAGCCAGCCCAGCGGCACCAAGGCAGGCGGCGGAGTGGGGCCGAGGGGCGGCAGcctgaacagcagcagcagcagcatcaagAAAGCCATCACAGCCCGGCTGTCTCGAGACAAGGAGAGGGAGCGGGAGAAGGAACGGGAGAGGGAGGCGGAAAAATCGGCCGATTTGTCAGCGGATCATCAGGCTGCTGTGAGGCGGCACCACCCGAGGCAGCAGTCGCCTCCAGCCAGCATCAACTTGGATGCCATCCAGCTGAGTCCCATAAAGAAGCACCTGAGCTTCCCTGTGGGGCCAACGCTGGTGCGGACTGGCAGCACCTCCTCCAGCAAGTCCTTTGACTGCATGAATTTCAACCTGAACGGAGGCGATGACGAACGAGAGGAGGCGGCGGGAGGCTCTGACAAGGAGGGAGGGCTTCCAGCAGGCGGCACCCACCGCCACTCTACCATCAGCCTGCAGGAGGAGCACCTCATCAGGCCAGAGGACGCCCAGGACCTCCTGTCTCCTGGAGCTCCTCTCACCAAGCAGTCGCGCTCCCCCAGTTTCAACATGCAGATCATATCACAGGTCTAACGTGCAATGCAGGGcatggtacacacacacacacacacacacacacacacacacacacacacacacacacaaacacacacaaacaaacacacacactcacacgtacacacactcaaaacacaaaattacctgcTCATAACACTCATCCTCATGCAG is a genomic window of Plectropomus leopardus isolate mb chromosome 10, YSFRI_Pleo_2.0, whole genome shotgun sequence containing:
- the LOC121948631 gene encoding protein FAM126B-like isoform X2, which encodes MLGSERGVVEEWLSEFKSLPETHIPSYAGSLHLKKSLVPALYRVIQDPNNELLEPVCHQLFELYRSSEDRLRRFTLQFLPELVWVYLRITASRDRQSNGCIEALLLGIYNLEIVDKDGNSRLLSFTIPSLSKPSIYHEPSSLGSMALTEGALCQHDLIRVVYSGLHPQRETFTAQNRFEVLCFLMLCYNSAVVYMPLSSYQSVCRMSSRLCVCGFPRQQQKLWREPCNRVLLDPEFMVQMLTAVYHAIYNGEWEMGREALEDILYRAQLELYSQPLLLGNAMKNSLPESAPNEPRGRKVLQVEVTPTISRISISAITTASIRRHRWKREDADGMSGGEDSFNVNDPDEGFSSGASNSSQPSGTKAGGGVGPRGGSLNSSSSSIKKAITARLSRDKEREREKEREREAEKSADLSADHQAAVRRHHPRQQSPPASINLDAIQLSPIKKHLSFPVGPTLVRTGSTSSSKSFDCMNFNLNGGDDEREEAAGGSDKEGGLPAGGTHRHSTISLQEEHLIRPEDAQDLLSPGAPLTKQSRSPSFNMQIISQV
- the LOC121948631 gene encoding protein FAM126B-like isoform X1; amino-acid sequence: MLGSERGVVEEWLSEFKSLPETHIPSYAGSLHLKKSLVPALYRVIQDPNNELLEPVCHQLFELYRSSEDRLRRFTLQFLPELVWVYLRITASRDRQSNGCIEALLLGIYNLEIVDKDGNSRLLSFTIPSLSKPSIYHEPSSLGSMALTEGALCQHDLIRVVYSGLHPQRETFTAQNRFEVLCFLMLCYNSAVVYMPLSSYQSVCRMSSRLCVCGFPRQQQKLWREPCNRVLLDPEFMVQMLTAVYHAIYNGEWEMGREALEDILYRAQLELYSQPLLLGNAMKNSLPESAPNEPRGRKVLQVEVTPTISRISISAITTASIRRHRWKREDCFDYSTDAELSLVVNPPSLAQHQQHHTPWEPAAKEEREGRPHSHHSSSSSSIIPPITFEDADGMSGGEDSFNVNDPDEGFSSGASNSSQPSGTKAGGGVGPRGGSLNSSSSSIKKAITARLSRDKEREREKEREREAEKSADLSADHQAAVRRHHPRQQSPPASINLDAIQLSPIKKHLSFPVGPTLVRTGSTSSSKSFDCMNFNLNGGDDEREEAAGGSDKEGGLPAGGTHRHSTISLQEEHLIRPEDAQDLLSPGAPLTKQSRSPSFNMQIISQV